ATCCCCCGAACCGTTTCCAACATCATCTCCACATTCTCCGCCATATATCGCGTCACGAGTTGATTGGCGGTCCTTTCGCATCCCCGTTCAATGAGGAATTTACCCTCTTTCGCTATTTCATAAGCGGTTGTGAACAGTTGGGTTTGGAACTTTTGCCATTTTGCTTGGACAGTTGGAATCAGTTCCGGCTCCTCCAAACGCAGTTTGAGACTCAATTGGCGAAAGAGCCACCACGGACTATCACCCGAAGGGGTCTCACCACCGATCGCTAAGACCTCTGGCAATCTCCCTTCAATAAACATCGGCAGAAAAACCGCTAAACAGGGTGAATAGAAGCTACACCAGTAGATAGGCAACCGCGAACCATCATTGCAGAGATGTGCGACTAGACTTGCAGCGGTATTTCCACCCTCTCCCTTATCATCGTGATGAACGCAGATGGAGGTCCCGCCCGTAATTTCCCCTTGAAACGGTTCATCGGGGTTGCTCCCATCGGAGTGGTCACTCAACAACGCCATCATGGTTTGTACCTCAACGTTCCCGGTGTATTTACTAAGTACCGCACAGGAACGTCCGCGACGCATGGCACCACTTCCGATCGAGCGATCTGCCTCACGACTGTAGGCGTCCGAAAAATTAAGCCGCGCCGAAGTATCCGTCCACCAACCTTGCGCAATTGCTTCGTGCACACCGTTGGGAGATAGGCGATCCCAGTCCTCCTCAAGGGAATAGACGTTGCTAATTCCTACCGCTCCTTGAACCTGCTTAACCGCCCACTCGTGACCCGCAGTCTGGAGGATATACGCTTCTCTCGGATCGGCGATGATGTAACCGTTGTCGTAGGTGCGAACCCCTTGATCGTTGCTGAATTTCCCCTGACCAAACTTCGTAATCAACTCCGTCATGACGATAACTGCTTCGGCGGCGGTTTTCGCGCGTTCCAAACCGAGCCGTATCAACTCCATACCAATCAACTTCGGGGAATCAAACTCATATTTGGAGGCTAACCCCTCGTTTCCGATTACGACCTGATGTTCGTTAAACCCATGTTCGTAGCCCCAACACCAATACGGGCGCGAACCGATATGACGATAGGTTGTAGTCACTCCGGGAAGTTCGACAAATTGGCATTTTGTGCTTGCACCAGCGGGATGGGTTTCTCTTGCGCGTTGCACAAGTGGTTGACATTCGGTCGCCGGGCGGTCACTATTTTTAGCAAAGATTATTTGATTGTCCTTAGTTGCACTCGGTAGAGCAACCATCGTGTCACAACTTTTAGGCATTGCAATTCCCTTTCATGTTAAAGGTGGCAATTTGGATTAATAATAAAATGTATATGTCGGTCGGTTAATCATAATGCTTAAGATATTCCAAAAACTTCCAACCACAAAATCTCCCAATATCAGTCCCAAGAAAAACGGAGTCGCTCTCCGATACAAGCGGATACCCCCATATTTCAGCACCACCCATTTCGCAATAGCGGCGACGACAAACGCGGCCCAGAAGGTGTACATGTGGAAGGAAACACCGTAACCGAGGGGATGGATGGGCCACCAAAAAAGATGACCACGTACCACCGCTAGCAGAATAGTAAACAGGAACCCGATGGTTATAGCAATGATGTGTGCGGTGTCTGCATCTCGCGGGGCCGTGAGCCAACCGTGTAGAAAGCGATACGAGCGTCCCCCAAAACTGTTGATCTGCCCGCCTACTTTGCCGGTATCCACACCGAGATCAAAAAAGACATTCACCAACATCAGAATACACAGCGGCATCGCAATAATGATAAGCGTCAGCATCAGGCGGGACAATCCTTTGACATCAAGGTTTCCCCGCTCCGCAAGTTTGAACGCCTCAAGTTGGTGCGGCATCGGGTGACTGCGATTGTCGCGATTGAACCAGAAAAACAGGGAAAACCAAGTGAGATTTTGCCCGCCAATCCTTCGCGTACCAAACAGGCTGACTAGGCTATGGTGCGGTCCGATGAAGGTTGTATTATGGATGGAAAGACCAATCTGGGCACGGATGCGCGTGACGGCAATGGCAATCGTCAGAAAATGTGCCACGAAAAACAGGACAGCAATCCAGAGTGCCATTCCGCCTCGCATCGCAAACCAGATGAGGAATATCCCACCCAATAACAGACCTAAAAACGCCGTCCGATACCGCATCGGTTCGCCCTCATCTTCACGCGGTCTCCGTCCAACGGCTTGCAGAAACGCTCGTCCTATCTGTCGTCGTGTCCCCCACAGCACAATCACTGAAACCCCTGTATACGCCCCAATGTTTTGCTCATAAGGGAAAGGAAAACCGGGCAGACTGTCCAGGCCGGATATAATCCCAATAAACGCTTGCATCTTGTATAAGAAGAAAAAGAGGATGCACGACATCAGTAGGTCAAGCGGCATTAGGAAGCTCAGTCCAACCGCAAACGGATAGACCAGAATCGCACTTCCACCCGTCAAAAAGGCAGTCCACGGTTTTTCCGTGAAGAACATGTTTAAAGAAAAATGTTTCACCGGAATCTCAGGGAGAACAGGAAAAAAGAGGTGCATCCCATTAAGGATACTGATAAACGCCGCAATCGAAAATCCCCACCACATTGGGACACTGCGGAAAAAGGTTCTGCCGTTGTAAGAGATCTGGTAAGGCAATTCGACAATCGGGTAAACGAGCCGTTCCTGCTCCGCCCACTGCTTACGGATGATTGTATTGATACACTGCATCACGAAAAGTAAGGCAAAACTGAAGGCACACCACCAGAGGGTGGGCTCGATCCACCGGCGAAGATAGTGCCACTGCAGAAAATCCGAGTCCCCACGATAAAACGCGATGAGAATGTCCGGGTCGTTAATGGTCAACCACTCCGGTAGATATTTCCAGAATAGGTCGCGCCATTCATTCTCCGGCGTCGCGAAATAGAAGGCGTGAACAATGATTGAGACCAGCGGCAGGAACATGTCGTACGACATAAACAAGAGCGTCATCGACATCAAGACGTAGAGGGAAATCAATTCGCCACCCGTAAAGGCGTACTTGGCTGCGAACTTTTTTAGGGGAACATTGATTATAACTAAAATCAGGACGGTAAAAACGACGCTGTAAAAGGGAGCCATCA
The DNA window shown above is from Candidatus Poribacteria bacterium and carries:
- a CDS encoding C69 family dipeptidase gives rise to the protein MPKSCDTMVALPSATKDNQIIFAKNSDRPATECQPLVQRARETHPAGASTKCQFVELPGVTTTYRHIGSRPYWCWGYEHGFNEHQVVIGNEGLASKYEFDSPKLIGMELIRLGLERAKTAAEAVIVMTELITKFGQGKFSNDQGVRTYDNGYIIADPREAYILQTAGHEWAVKQVQGAVGISNVYSLEEDWDRLSPNGVHEAIAQGWWTDTSARLNFSDAYSREADRSIGSGAMRRGRSCAVLSKYTGNVEVQTMMALLSDHSDGSNPDEPFQGEITGGTSICVHHDDKGEGGNTAASLVAHLCNDGSRLPIYWCSFYSPCLAVFLPMFIEGRLPEVLAIGGETPSGDSPWWLFRQLSLKLRLEEPELIPTVQAKWQKFQTQLFTTAYEIAKEGKFLIERGCERTANQLVTRYMAENVEMMLETVRGMLSDVEQSVEMAAD